A genomic window from Phoenix dactylifera cultivar Barhee BC4 chromosome 7, palm_55x_up_171113_PBpolish2nd_filt_p, whole genome shotgun sequence includes:
- the LOC108511760 gene encoding uncharacterized protein LOC108511760, with product MAYEIPFDRIHRLQSGLRAAAGIPSYDPSDPALPPLPSIEDAVEALDPSRPPYLRCKRCRGGLLRGLQSTLCIYCGADRRREGLSYEISFNSTVGCRKLLESLGLDGSEAVTLDTESSDSKGKDKPKGGLVLSDLLDLELKWPLDKEEVDNSSINKEFSNNKYALNLSGFDLDNSFSEPKIEAASAARGLPDEQMMPEKQSIKQNDEFSGSDSMFENLWSSDMKASSFNNKSSEFGESFTVWEVEFHTASSKTSAADSKSVDLFQDSSNTESITTLRPQATICQQTDIQNDTSSKDNTGKVTNDAVEPSSTNNSIPDDFLSMNSGEVSKSDELKSNGETNIGELNSNLNDIPDHRVENDPWPVSSTKESENTKSINDNDVSFDDW from the exons ATGGCGTACGAGATCCCATTCGATCGGATCCACCGGCTCCAGTCCGGTCTCCGGGCGGCGGCCGGCATCCCGTCGTACGACCCGTCCGACCCGGCGCTGCCGCCCCTCCCTTCGATCGAAGACGCGGTGGAGGCGCTCGACCCGAGCCGTCCCCCCTACCTTCGTTGCAAGCGATGCCGCGGCGGCCTCCTCCGAGGTCTTCAGTCCACGCTCTGCATCTACTGCGGCGCCGACCGGAGGAGAGAAGGCCTCTCCTACGAGATCTCCTTCAATTCCACCGTCGGCTGCCGGAAGCTTCTCGAGTCCCTCGGTCTCGATGGATCC GAAGCTGTTACTTTGGACACTGAATCAAGTGATTCTAAGGGAAAGGATAAGCCAAAGGGTGGTTTGGTTCTATCTGACCTTTTGGACTTGGAACTGAAGTGGCCTTTAGATAAGGAGGAAGTTGATAATAGCAGTATAAACAAGGAGTTCTCTAACAATAAATATGCTTTGAACTTGTCaggatttgatcttgataattCTTTTTCTGAACCTAAGATAGAGGCAGCTTCTGCTGCTCGTGGCCTACCCGATGAACAGATGATGCCAGAAAAGCAAAGCATAAAACAGAATGATGAATTTTCCGGTTCAGATAGTATGTTTGAGAACCTTTGGTCTTCAGACATGAAAGCAAGTTCTTTTAACAATAAAAGCAGTGAATTTGGTGAATCATTCACAGTTTGGGAGGTTGAGTTTCACACTGCCAGTTCTAAGACTTCTGCTGCTGACTCCAAATCAGTTGACCTGTTTCAGGATTCTTCAAATACTGAATCTATTACTACACTAAGGCCTCAGGCCACTATCTGCCAGCAGACAGATATACAGAATGATACAAGCAGCAAAGATAACACAGGAAAAGTTACAAACGATGCAGTTGAACCTTCCTCGACTAATAACTCGATTCCTGATGATTTTTTGTCTATGAATAGTGGGGAAGTAAGTAAATCTGACGAGTTGAAGAGCAATGGTGAAACTAATATTGGTGAACTGAACAGTAACTTAAATGATATACCAGACCACAGGGTTGAAAATGATCCATGGCCTGTAAGCAGCACAAAAGAATCTGAAAATACTAAAAGCATAAATGATAATGATgtctcatttgatgattggtga
- the LOC120111389 gene encoding uncharacterized protein LOC120111389, which translates to MAAYLAFHIWLDRNRRLFEGRGSAPRFVVDRAITQAAEVFSITSLSSSLLARDIWGTSLAAAATGASGGVGFVIRDQYDRLIAAGGRSTPGLTVVGAELRAAWEGIRYARCVLGADRLCIEGDSATVIDWIRGVDRYGDGHPLIRDTRRLVQELLAVRIGHVYREVNRAADWVASYVARHSGEVIWTSLAAVPHLLHCLLSSDLAGCTQS; encoded by the exons ATGGCTGCTTATTTGGCATTTCATATATGGCTGGACAGGAATAGACGCTTGTTTGAGGGGCGAGGGTCGGCCCCGAGGTTTGTGGTGGACAGAGCTATAACACAGGCGGCGGAGGTCTTCTCGATTACTTCATTGAGTTCATCTTTACTGGCTAGGGATATCTGGGGTACCTCTCTTGCTGCTGCAGCGACTGG AGCTTCTGGAGGAGTGGGCTTTGTTATCAGGGACCAGTACGATAGGTTGATTGCAGCTGGTGGTCGGAGCACGCCAGGATTGACGGTTGTTGGGGCAGAGCTACGAGCTGCCTGGGAGGGTATCCGATACGCGAGGTGTGTGCTGGGGGCCGACAGACTATGCATTGAGGGAGACTCTGCTACTGTGATTGACTGGATACGGGGAGTGGATAGATATGGTGATGGTCATCCCTTGATTCGGGATACACGCAGACTAGTTCAGGAGTTATTAGCTGTTCGGATTGGTCATGTATATCGTGAGGTGAACCgagctgcagactgggtcgcctcataTGTTGCTCGTCATTCCGGAGAGGTCATCTGGACCAGCCTGGCAGCCGTTCCCCATTTGCTGCACTGTCTTTTGTCTTCTGatctggcaggatgtactcaatcTTGA
- the LOC103720428 gene encoding transcription factor MYB36-like isoform X2 yields the protein MWEELQAEMAQLSKARHQTWWSIIAAQMPGRTDNDVKNYWNTRLKKKLLGKRRDSWQSRRLSSNHEPNEETNGMSPDASSQALSASAAERMQLHKQLQGHCNPFSFYNKPGLWPKFHPMGDELFFHIQHTDANTIAATPVLQASNASMIEPSCQNVFLIKPDIPNPMNAKIQEDLNSSTLGFPSPSSSGALRMENPSSNFNAAAVGLQDELHDLLYQKNRCSGGQEQQQQTEFECSKDMNGEKVSMDWWPTDGFEKSSSGSWDSASNPQADLLQEYELGYDL from the exons ATGTGGGAAGAGTTGCAGGCTGAGATGGCTCAACTATCTAAGGCCAGACATCAGACATG GTGGTCAATAATTGCAGCCCAAATGCCGGGGAGAACAGATAATGACGTCAAGAACTATTGGAACACCAGGCTGAAGAAGAAACTCCTCGGGAAGCGAAGAGATTCATGGCAGTCTCGCCGCCTCTCCAGTAACCACGAGCCAAATGAGGAAACCAATGGGATGAGCCCTGACGCATCTTCTCAAGCTTTGAGTGCATCGGCCGCTGAAAGGATGCAACTCCACAAGCAGCTCCAAGGTCACTGCAACCCCTTCTCTTTCTATAATAAACCTGGGCTGTGGCCAAAGTTCCACCCCATGGGGGATGAGCTCTTCTTCCATATCCAACACACGGATGCCAATACTATTGCTGCCACCCCGGTGCTACAAGCCTCTAATGCCTCCATGATTGAGCCCTCTTGTCAAAATGTGTTCCTGATCAAACCCGACATCCCGAATCCCATGAATGCCAAGATACAAGAAGATCTGAACAGCTCTACCTTAGGGTTTCCTTCACCTTCGAGCTCTGGTGCTCTCAGAATGGAGAATCCCAGCTCAAACTTTAATGCAGCTGCTGTGGGACTTCAAGACGAGCTCCATGATTTGCTTTATCAGAAGAACCGGTGTTCCGGCGGGCAGGAACAGCAGCAACAGACCGAATTCGAGTGTTCCAAAGATATGAACGGCGAAAAGGTGAGCATGGATTGGTGGCCTACCGATGGTTTTGAGAAGTCATCATCAGGGTCTTGGGACTCAGCTTCCAATCCCCAGGCTGACCTGCTTCAGGAGTATGAGTTGGGGTATGATTTATAG